The Bradyrhizobium sp. CCBAU 051011 DNA segment GGCAGCCTCCGCAATCAGGGCGTCGAGCCGGCCAGAGATAAAGGTGAGATCCTCCTCGTCCTTCAGCGCGACGCCAATCGAGCGCTTGAAGGCGTCCGGCCAGCGCGCGCCGCGCGCGTGCAACAGCGTGGCCGCTTCCGCCCAGTCCACGGCTTCCGCAATGCCCGGCGCCTTGCTCAGCGGCTCGCGCCGCAGCTTGCCGACGGCGGCGACGACGGCACGCGCCGTGGATTCGGCAACGCTCGATGCCCGCATCATCACAATGCGCGCCTCGCGCTCGGCGGTGGGATAATCGATCCAGTGATAGACGCAGCGGCGACGCAACGCTTCGTGCAGGTCGCGAGTGCGGTTTGAGGTCAGCACGACGACGGGGCGCTCGGCGGCGCGGACCGTGCCGCGTTCGGGGATCGAAATCTGGAAGTCGGAGAGGAATTCGAGCAGGAAGGCCTCGAATTCCTGGTCGGCGCGGTCGATTTCGTCGATCAGCAGCACGGTGGAGTCGGGCGCGCGCAACGCGGCGAGCATCGGCCGCTCGATCAGAAAAGTCTCGCCGTAGATGTCGATGCTTTCCTCGCCGGCCTGGCGGATCGCCAGCATCTGGCGCGGATAGTTCCACTCGTAGAGCGCGGCTGATGCGTCAATACCTTCATAGCATTGCAGGCGGATCAGGCGGCGGCCGAGCACGGCGGCGATCGCCTTGGCGGCTTCGGTCTTGCCGACGCCGGGCGCGCCTTCGAGCAGCAGCGGCTTGCCGAGCGCCAGCCCTAGATAGGCCGCCGTGGCCAAACCGTCGTCGGCGAGGTAATACGCCGTGCGCAAGGCTCGTTCGAGCGCCTCCGGACTATCGATGCCGACGATGTTGCCGCGTACCACCATGGAAAGACCTCAGCGCCGCGCTTGCGGCCGCGCGCCGCCCTGCGCCTTGATTGCCCGCAAGACTTTCTCCGGAGTGATCGGCAGTTCATCCATCCGCACGCCGACGGCATTGAAGATGGCGTTGGCGACCGCCGGCAGCACCGGGTTGGCGCACATTTCGCCGGGGCCCTTGGCGCCGAACGGCCCGTCGGCAGCAGGACGTTCCAGCACCGCGATATCGTGCGGGCAGATGTCGCCGGGGCCGGGCATCAGATATTCGACGAAGTCGCGCGGGCCATGCGCCGGATCGGGATAATAAGGCTCGGGTGTTTCAAACAGCGCGTGGCTTACTCCCATCCACGCACCACCGACGAGCTGTTGCTCGACGAGCCGCGGATTGAGCGCGCGACCCAGTTCATATGCGCTGTCCATGCGCACCATCGCGACCTCGCCGGTCTCGTCGTCGACCTCGACCTCGGCGACCAAGCAGGCGTGCGCGTAACAGGTGGCGGGCGACATTTCGCCGGTCTCGGGGTTCACCTCCGACAACGGCACCAGAAAAATGCCGCGTCCGGATATCGTCTTGCCCTGCTTGAACTGCGCCGCGATGGCGACGTCCTTGGTCGAGATCGAGCGGTGCGGCGCGCCCTTGACGTGGATATTGCCGCGCCCGTCGGTGTCGAGGTCGGCGGCATTGACTTCCAGTTCCTCGGCGGCGGCCTCCATCATGACGCCGCGCGCCTCCTTGGCCGCCGCCATGACAGCATTGCCGACGCGATGGGTGCCGCGCGACGCGAACGAGCCCATGCAATGCGGACCGGTGTCGGAGTCGGCGGTATCGACATAGACATCCTCGACCGGCACGCCGAGCGTTTCGGCGCAGATCTGCCGCGTCACTGATTTCATGCCCTGGCCGAGATCGATCGACGACAGCGACACCGTGAACTTGCCGCTGGGGTTGGAATGAACCAGCGCCTGGCTGGGGTCGCCGCCGAGATTCATGCCGATGGGATAGTTGATCGAGGCGATGCCGCGTCCGCGATGTTTGGCCATGGTCAGCGCCTCCTGGTGCCGAAGACGGAGGAGAAGCGGGTGGCGCCGTGAGACGACGGCGGCGCCTGCGGCCTTGGAGGAGGGGGTGGCGCGGGAGGCGGCGGCTCGTGGATCGGTGCAGGAGACGCGCGATCGTAGGTGGTCCGCTGCTGCGAGACGGCGGCGCGCTGCGGCACCGGTTCGAGCGGCGTCGGCGATATCGCCGCGCGGCTGCCGCCGCCGTCCTTGCGCGACGACATCCGCTTCACCTCCTCGCGCAGCGGCCATTTTGCTTTCTCGGCGGCGACCTGCACGCATTCGATCAATGCGGTGTTTTTCGCCTCGCGCCGGTGCGCCTTCATGTCACCGTCGCGATAGGCATTGAGGATGCGGAACTCCATCGGATCGATACCGACCAGATGCGCGAGCTTGTCCATCTGGCATTCGAGCGCAAAGTCCATCGCCGTGACACCGAAGCCGCGCATCGCGGTCGCCGGCGTCCGGTTGGTGAACACGCAGTAGACGTCGCCATGGACGTTCGGGATCGTATAGGGGCCCGGCAGGTGAGCCACGCATTTGACGACGGCGTAACTTGAGAGCCGGGTATAGGCACCGCTGTCGAAATAGGCGCGGATCTTGCGGGCGACGATGCGGCCGTCGCGCATCACGCCGTCCTTGATGTAGATGCGCTCGGCGCCGCGCGGGGAGCCGAATTGCATCTCCTCCTCGCGGCCGAGTTGATAGCGCACCGGACGCCCGGTCAGCATCGCGCCGAGAATGGCGAGCGGCTCGGTTAGCGTATCGACCTTGCCACCAAAACCGCCGCCGACGGTGCCGCCGATGAAATGGAAGGTGTTGGAGGGGACGTCGAGGATTTTTGCGCAGGTATCGAGCGAGAAGAATAGTGCCTGTGTTGAGGTATACACGACGTAGCGTCCATTGGTGTCGGGCGCTGCGATCGAGCCATTGGTTTCGGTCGGCGCATGCTCGATCGGCGACATCTGATAGCGCTGTTCGAGCACATGGTCGGCTTCCGCAAAACCGCGCTCGACATCGCCGAAGCGCAGCTTCTGATGGTCGTAGACATCGTGATAGACGAAGGTGTTCCTGGGATAGGTTTCGTTGACGACGGGCGCGCCGGATTTCAAGGCGTCCTCGACGTCGAACACGGCGGGTAGCGGTTCATAGTCGACACGCACTTTTGCGATGGCCTCATAGGCCTCACGCGGGCTGTCGGCAACGACAGCGACGATCGGCTCGCCCTTGTAGCGCACCTTGTCGACGGCGAGCGACGGCTCGTCGTCCTTGCCGAAGTTGATCAGGCTTAGCAGGGTGTTGAGATTGACCGGCACGTCGGCACCCCGGATGATGCGCCGCACGCCGGGCGACCGTTCCGCTTCCATCGTGTCGATGCGGCGCAGGCGGGCATGCGCATGCGGGCTGCGCAGTACCTTCAGATGCAGCATGCCCTGCAGCTTGTGATCGTCAAAATAGGTCGAGGTGCCCGTGACATGGCCGAGCATGTCCTGGCGCTGCGTGCCCTTTCCGATCTCTTTCAAATTATCATCGCGCTCGTCGGCGAAGATGTCCTTGCGCAGTTCCAGCATGGTCGTTCCCTCTAGGCGCGGGCGCGTCCGCTCGTGGCGGCGGCGAGGACGGCGTTGATGATCGGCTCGTAGCCGGTGCAGCGGCAGATGTTGCCCGAGATCGCCTCGATGACCTCAGCGCGGGTCGGCGAAGGGTTGCGGTCGAGCAGCGCTTTCGCCGCCATCAGCATGCCGGGCGTGCAGTAGCCGCACTGCGCCGCGAACTGCTCCATGAAGGCACGCTGCAGCGGATGCAGGTTGGGTCCATCCTTCAGCCCGTCGAGCGTTTCGATCGAGCGGCCGTTCACGGTTTCCGCCAGCGTCAGGCAGGATAGATGCAGTTCGCCGTCGATCAGCACGCTGCAGGCGCCGCAGCCGCCCTGGCCGCAGCCGAATTTCGGCGTCATGTCGCCGATCAATTCGCGCAGCGCGACCAGGAGATTGACGCCACCGTCGACGAACAAGGCGACGTCGCGGCCATTGTGACGAAACTGGAGCGGGGTCTTGGTCATGATTGCTTACTCCAGGCCCGACAGCAGGCGGCGAAGATGAACGCCGACGATCTCGCGGCGATACCAGGCGCTGCCAAGGGCGTTGTCTGCGGGCGATACGCTCTCTGTTGCGGCCGCGGCGGCAGCGCTGATTGCGGAATCGTCAAGCGAGCGTCCTTCCAGGGCGCGCTCGGAGGCTCTGGCGCGAATTTGCGTCGCGGCCATCGAGCCGAGGGCGATGCGGGCGCCTGAAATTCGGCCGCCGCTCAACGGCAGGTGCGCCGCCAGCGTGATCACCGAGCCGCCCTTCGGCTTGATGCGGGCGATCTTACGATAACGGAAGGCCTCAGTGCTCGCTGGTCTCTGACAGGAAACCGCCAGCACCAGCGCGCCGCTTTGGCGTTCGCGGGATTGCAAAAATTCCTCGATCGGCATGTCGCGGGCGCCCAGGCCGCCCTGCACCGACACGGCGGCGTCGAGCGCGAGCAGCGCGACGGTGAAGTCGCCATAGGGGGTGGGCGCGAACAGATTGCCGCCCACCGTGCCCATATTGCGCACGGCCGGCCCGCCGATCGAACGCGCAGGCGCGTGCAGAAAGGCAAGATCGCGCTCGGCCAGAATTCTTGCGAAGGTGACGCCGGCGCCGAGCGTGACCCGCGAGCTGGCCACGTCGATGCGGGACAGCGCCTGATCGGTCGCACGCACGACGGTCGAGATCGAGACGTCGCCTTCGTTGAGCGCGCGCATGACCAGCGTGCCGCCGCCGAGATAGCGCGCGCTACGGTCGGACGACAATGCTGAGGCCGCCTCGCCGAAGCTTGCAAATGTCTTCACCGTGACGGGCATCGTGGCTCCTCCGCTTTCATGCGGCCTCCTTCAGATGCCGGCGAATGGCGTCGAAGCCGGCTTGATAGATCTGTTCCGCGACCATCTGCGTCAGCCGCTCGGCATCCGCAGGCCGCGTGGTGAACCTGGATTCCCAGTGCCAGAAGGTGCGGTCGCCGTCGGTGACCGGCAGCAGGCGGACATGGGCGACATAGTTGAACATCGGGATCGGCGTATCGAGCAGGCAATAGCTGAAGGTCTGTTCGAGGTCCGACAGCGCCAGCAATTGCTCGCGCAGCTCCGAGCCATCCTGCAGCTTGAAGCGCCTGACACAGCCGATCTTGTCGGAGGCCTGCGCGCGCTCGATCGTGCTGGTCGCCACCGCCGGATGCCAGCGGTCGTGGCCGTTGAAATCGCGCAGCACGTTCCAGACCGCGCCGGTCGGCGCGTCGAGGATCGTGCTTTTGACGATATGCGGCACGCTAGCCTCCGAAGGCGCGCTTCAGCGCGTCGAATCCGCCCTGGAACACGCCCAAGCCGATATTGTTGACGAGTTCGTTCTCCCGCTCCGGCGCGCAGTCGAACTCGGCGGTCCATTCGAGAAAGGTCTGGTCGCCGTCGGTCACCGGCGTCAGCCGCAAGGTAGCGACGTAGTTCTCCACCCCCATCGGCGATTCCAGAATGGAGTAGGTGCAGAACATGTCGTAGTCCGAGAGCCCGAGCAGCTTTTCGCGAATGCGATCGCCGTTGCGCAGGCGAAAATCGCGCACGCAGCCGATCTTGTCGGCGGGCTCCCCGCCCTCGATGCGGCTCTCCGCGATCGCGGGATGCCAGTTGGGCATCCCGTTGAAATCACGCACGCGCGCCCAGACGCGGTCGTTGCGTGCGTTGACGACGGTGGAGACGTAGACGCGGGCCATGGCGTGTTCTTACCCTTTCTTGCGCGGTCCGCGTTCGGCGGCCGGCGCGCCGGTGGCGTCGGGGGCTGGGGGTGCATCGGGC contains these protein-coding regions:
- a CDS encoding xanthine dehydrogenase family protein molybdopterin-binding subunit — translated: MAKHRGRGIASINYPIGMNLGGDPSQALVHSNPSGKFTVSLSSIDLGQGMKSVTRQICAETLGVPVEDVYVDTADSDTGPHCMGSFASRGTHRVGNAVMAAAKEARGVMMEAAAEELEVNAADLDTDGRGNIHVKGAPHRSISTKDVAIAAQFKQGKTISGRGIFLVPLSEVNPETGEMSPATCYAHACLVAEVEVDDETGEVAMVRMDSAYELGRALNPRLVEQQLVGGAWMGVSHALFETPEPYYPDPAHGPRDFVEYLMPGPGDICPHDIAVLERPAADGPFGAKGPGEMCANPVLPAVANAIFNAVGVRMDELPITPEKVLRAIKAQGGARPQARR
- a CDS encoding MoxR family ATPase, whose translation is MVVRGNIVGIDSPEALERALRTAYYLADDGLATAAYLGLALGKPLLLEGAPGVGKTEAAKAIAAVLGRRLIRLQCYEGIDASAALYEWNYPRQMLAIRQAGEESIDIYGETFLIERPMLAALRAPDSTVLLIDEIDRADQEFEAFLLEFLSDFQISIPERGTVRAAERPVVVLTSNRTRDLHEALRRRCVYHWIDYPTAEREARIVMMRASSVAESTARAVVAAVGKLRREPLSKAPGIAEAVDWAEAATLLHARGARWPDAFKRSIGVALKDEEDLTFISGRLDALIAEAAA
- a CDS encoding xanthine dehydrogenase family protein molybdopterin-binding subunit, translating into MLELRKDIFADERDDNLKEIGKGTQRQDMLGHVTGTSTYFDDHKLQGMLHLKVLRSPHAHARLRRIDTMEAERSPGVRRIIRGADVPVNLNTLLSLINFGKDDEPSLAVDKVRYKGEPIVAVVADSPREAYEAIAKVRVDYEPLPAVFDVEDALKSGAPVVNETYPRNTFVYHDVYDHQKLRFGDVERGFAEADHVLEQRYQMSPIEHAPTETNGSIAAPDTNGRYVVYTSTQALFFSLDTCAKILDVPSNTFHFIGGTVGGGFGGKVDTLTEPLAILGAMLTGRPVRYQLGREEEMQFGSPRGAERIYIKDGVMRDGRIVARKIRAYFDSGAYTRLSSYAVVKCVAHLPGPYTIPNVHGDVYCVFTNRTPATAMRGFGVTAMDFALECQMDKLAHLVGIDPMEFRILNAYRDGDMKAHRREAKNTALIECVQVAAEKAKWPLREEVKRMSSRKDGGGSRAAISPTPLEPVPQRAAVSQQRTTYDRASPAPIHEPPPPAPPPPPRPQAPPSSHGATRFSSVFGTRRR
- a CDS encoding (2Fe-2S)-binding protein, which codes for MTKTPLQFRHNGRDVALFVDGGVNLLVALRELIGDMTPKFGCGQGGCGACSVLIDGELHLSCLTLAETVNGRSIETLDGLKDGPNLHPLQRAFMEQFAAQCGYCTPGMLMAAKALLDRNPSPTRAEVIEAISGNICRCTGYEPIINAVLAAATSGRARA
- a CDS encoding xanthine dehydrogenase family protein subunit M, whose protein sequence is MPVTVKTFASFGEAASALSSDRSARYLGGGTLVMRALNEGDVSISTVVRATDQALSRIDVASSRVTLGAGVTFARILAERDLAFLHAPARSIGGPAVRNMGTVGGNLFAPTPYGDFTVALLALDAAVSVQGGLGARDMPIEEFLQSRERQSGALVLAVSCQRPASTEAFRYRKIARIKPKGGSVITLAAHLPLSGGRISGARIALGSMAATQIRARASERALEGRSLDDSAISAAAAAATESVSPADNALGSAWYRREIVGVHLRRLLSGLE
- a CDS encoding SRPBCC family protein, yielding MARVYVSTVVNARNDRVWARVRDFNGMPNWHPAIAESRIEGGEPADKIGCVRDFRLRNGDRIREKLLGLSDYDMFCTYSILESPMGVENYVATLRLTPVTDGDQTFLEWTAEFDCAPERENELVNNIGLGVFQGGFDALKRAFGG
- a CDS encoding SRPBCC family protein, whose product is MPHIVKSTILDAPTGAVWNVLRDFNGHDRWHPAVATSTIERAQASDKIGCVRRFKLQDGSELREQLLALSDLEQTFSYCLLDTPIPMFNYVAHVRLLPVTDGDRTFWHWESRFTTRPADAERLTQMVAEQIYQAGFDAIRRHLKEAA